One window of Verrucomicrobiales bacterium genomic DNA carries:
- a CDS encoding zf-TFIIB domain-containing protein codes for MALNRVLAEKGITELGAMPHGEVGEIQCPDCLAECAAFSIDGCRLDRCPRCCGIWLDSGELRRVRRLFPEGSEVVIADESRVPTENQPALVAWSLLDVVGNLFLLILR; via the coding sequence GTGGCTTTGAACCGTGTGCTGGCGGAGAAAGGAATCACAGAACTTGGAGCTATGCCGCATGGAGAGGTTGGAGAAATACAATGTCCTGATTGTCTGGCGGAGTGCGCCGCGTTTTCAATCGATGGTTGCCGACTGGACCGCTGCCCTAGATGCTGCGGGATCTGGCTTGATTCGGGCGAGCTGCGACGAGTCAGGCGGCTTTTCCCAGAAGGATCAGAGGTCGTCATTGCTGACGAGAGTCGTGTCCCCACTGAGAATCAGCCGGCGCTTGTCGCCTGGTCTTTGCTCGATGTTGTTGGGAATTTGTTCCTGCTTATCCTGCGCTGA